One region of Intestinimonas massiliensis (ex Afouda et al. 2020) genomic DNA includes:
- a CDS encoding DinB/UmuC family translesion DNA polymerase, which produces MKQHTYIAIDLKSFYASVECRERGLDPLDTNLVVADESRTDKTICLAVTPSIKSYGISGRGRLFEVKQRVKEANAGRQHDAPGRRLEGSSHFFSELQADPSLAIDFIIAPPRMAYYMEYSTRIYQVYLKYIAPEDIVVYSIDEVFMDVTDYLNTYKLSAHDLAMKIILDVLETTGITATAGIGTNLFLCKVAMDIVAKHIPADKNGVRIAELDEMKFRRELWAHQPLTDFWRVGRGIAKKLEQNGMFTMGDVALCSERNEDLLYKLFGKNAELLIDHAWGWEPTTIEAIKAYRPSSNSLSSGQVLHCPYEPQKAKLVVREMTDLLVLDLVDKGLVTDQMVLTVGYDIENLTDPARRAKYHGAVGKDPYGREIPKQAHGSINLDGHTSSTRKIMCAVSELFDRIVDKNLLVRRMYVVANHVLPEADAPKKNDGAVQLDLFTDYAAEEEKQKAEDAALERERKIQAATLAIKKKYGKNAILKAMNLEEGATAKDRNAQIGGHKA; this is translated from the coding sequence GTGAAACAACACACTTACATCGCAATCGACCTGAAATCCTTCTACGCCTCCGTGGAGTGCCGGGAGCGCGGCTTAGATCCTCTGGACACAAATCTCGTCGTTGCGGATGAGAGCCGGACGGACAAGACCATCTGCCTTGCCGTCACGCCCTCCATCAAAAGCTACGGCATTTCCGGACGCGGGCGGCTGTTTGAAGTCAAGCAGCGCGTGAAGGAAGCAAATGCCGGACGGCAGCACGACGCACCGGGACGCAGACTGGAAGGCTCGTCGCACTTCTTCTCAGAGCTGCAAGCAGATCCGTCTCTGGCGATTGACTTCATCATCGCGCCGCCTCGGATGGCGTACTACATGGAGTACAGCACCCGCATCTATCAGGTCTACCTCAAGTATATCGCGCCGGAGGACATCGTAGTCTACTCCATCGACGAGGTGTTCATGGACGTGACGGACTACCTGAATACTTACAAGCTCTCGGCACATGACCTCGCCATGAAGATCATCCTCGATGTGCTTGAAACAACCGGCATCACAGCAACCGCAGGAATTGGCACGAACCTCTTTCTCTGCAAAGTGGCAATGGACATTGTAGCGAAGCACATCCCCGCCGACAAAAACGGCGTCCGAATAGCCGAACTGGATGAAATGAAGTTCCGGCGTGAGCTTTGGGCGCACCAGCCTCTCACGGATTTCTGGCGCGTGGGTCGAGGTATTGCCAAGAAACTTGAGCAGAATGGGATGTTCACAATGGGCGATGTTGCCCTCTGTTCAGAGCGGAACGAGGACTTGCTTTACAAGCTGTTCGGCAAGAATGCGGAATTGCTCATCGACCATGCGTGGGGCTGGGAGCCTACGACCATTGAAGCGATCAAGGCATACCGTCCCAGCTCCAACAGCCTCAGTTCCGGTCAGGTATTGCACTGTCCCTATGAGCCGCAGAAGGCGAAGCTGGTTGTCCGGGAAATGACGGACTTGCTTGTGCTGGACTTGGTGGACAAGGGGCTTGTCACCGATCAGATGGTTCTCACAGTTGGCTACGACATTGAGAACCTGACCGATCCTGCACGACGGGCAAAGTATCACGGCGCGGTGGGGAAAGACCCCTACGGTCGGGAGATTCCCAAACAGGCGCACGGCTCTATTAACCTCGACGGTCACACATCCTCTACCCGCAAAATAATGTGTGCTGTGTCAGAGCTGTTTGACCGGATCGTGGACAAGAATCTGCTTGTCCGCCGTATGTATGTTGTAGCAAATCATGTCCTGCCGGAAGCGGACGCGCCGAAGAAAAATGACGGTGCTGTCCAGCTTGACCTTTTCACTGACTATGCTGCCGAAGAGGAAAAACAGAAAGCCGAGGACGCCGCCTTGGAACGTGAGCGGAAAATACAAGCCGCCACGCTTGCAATCAAAAAGAAGTACGGAAAGAACGCCATCCTCAAGGCGATGAATCTTGAAGAAGGCGCAACCGCGAAAGACCGCAATGCGCAGATTGGAGGGCATAAGGCGTGA
- a CDS encoding O-acetyl-ADP-ribose deacetylase, giving the protein MPLQIVRNDITKMNVDAIVNAANESLLGGGGVDGCIHRAAGPELLVECETLHGCKTGSAKITKGYKLPCKYVIHAVGPRWYDGRHGERERLISCYRTSLMLAKEYGCESVAFPLISSGIFGYPKDQALKVAIDTISSFLLENEMTVYIVIFDRKTYQISGKLFADIAAYIDDRYVDEHTDNRSERLRRMNAFRMEEPMPCEASVCEEAIEQLMPPVSAAAAPKKAATLDDALGQIDESFSEMLLRKIDERGMTDAQCYKKANIDRKLFSKIRSDKSYKPSKPTVIAFAIALELPLVEMKDMLMKAGFALSHSNKFDIIVEYFVEHGNYNVFEINEALFAFDQSLIGA; this is encoded by the coding sequence ATGCCGCTTCAAATTGTCAGAAATGACATCACAAAAATGAATGTGGACGCCATCGTCAACGCTGCCAACGAGTCGCTGCTGGGTGGCGGCGGTGTGGACGGCTGCATTCATCGTGCCGCAGGACCGGAGCTGCTGGTGGAATGTGAAACGCTCCACGGCTGCAAAACCGGGAGCGCAAAAATCACGAAGGGCTATAAGCTGCCCTGCAAATATGTCATTCATGCTGTCGGTCCGCGCTGGTATGACGGGCGGCATGGTGAGCGCGAACGGCTGATCTCATGCTATCGGACTTCGCTCATGCTGGCGAAAGAATACGGCTGCGAATCGGTTGCGTTCCCTCTGATTTCCTCCGGCATTTTCGGCTATCCGAAGGATCAGGCTCTCAAAGTGGCGATTGACACCATTAGCAGTTTCCTTCTCGAAAACGAAATGACGGTGTACATCGTCATTTTTGACCGCAAAACCTATCAGATCAGCGGCAAGCTGTTTGCCGATATTGCAGCGTACATAGATGACCGCTATGTGGACGAGCATACTGATAATCGTTCCGAGCGTCTGCGCAGGATGAACGCCTTCCGGATGGAAGAACCCATGCCTTGCGAGGCATCCGTTTGTGAAGAGGCAATCGAACAGCTCATGCCTCCCGTCTCTGCGGCGGCTGCCCCCAAAAAGGCGGCAACCCTTGATGACGCGCTGGGACAGATCGACGAGAGTTTTTCCGAGATGCTTCTGCGAAAGATTGATGAGCGCGGCATGACGGACGCGCAGTGCTATAAGAAGGCGAATATTGACCGGAAGCTCTTCTCGAAGATCCGCTCGGACAAGTCTTATAAGCCTTCCAAGCCCACGGTCATTGCGTTTGCCATTGCCCTTGAGCTGCCGCTTGTTGAAATGAAGGATATGCTCATGAAGGCTGGCTTTGCGCTCTCCCACTCCAACAAGTTTGACATCATCGTGGAGTATTTCGTGGAGCATGGGAACTATAATGTCTTTGAGATCAACGAGGCTCTGTTTGCCTTCGACCAAAGTTTAATAGGAGCATAA
- a CDS encoding flavodoxin, whose translation MSKKLVAYFSASGVTAKVAETLAEAIGADIFEIEPKVPYTEADLNWMDKKARSTIEMSDPASRPEIAVKRDNMKDYDTIFVGFPIWWYVAPTIINTFLESYDLTGKTIIPFATSGGSDIGKTNERLAPSCKGAKLMDGKVFKGSVGHQELAAWVEGLGL comes from the coding sequence ATGAGCAAGAAACTTGTAGCATATTTTTCTGCGTCCGGCGTGACCGCGAAGGTTGCCGAGACGCTGGCAGAGGCAATCGGCGCGGACATCTTTGAGATTGAGCCGAAGGTGCCTTACACGGAAGCTGATCTGAACTGGATGGACAAGAAAGCCCGCAGCACGATTGAGATGAGCGATCCTGCCTCCCGTCCTGAGATTGCCGTCAAGCGGGACAACATGAAGGACTACGATACCATCTTTGTGGGCTTCCCAATCTGGTGGTATGTCGCGCCGACGATTATCAATACGTTCCTTGAGAGCTATGATTTGACCGGCAAGACGATCATCCCGTTTGCAACCTCCGGAGGAAGCGACATTGGCAAGACGAACGAACGCCTTGCGCCGAGCTGCAAAGGCGCAAAGCTGATGGACGGCAAGGTTTTCAAGGGCAGCGTCGGGCATCAGGAGCTTGCGGCGTGGGTTGAAGGACTTGGACTTTAA
- a CDS encoding AlkZ-related protein, whose translation MSKRYARQLHSADDLIAAVEQYGFLPFFRNEIHGFSIEELCPPELWFADDVDGPWEWKGPAARSGKCLYGKLFNKKAGFVSREWIPDFANVRRNGYDFDARWDDGLASYKDKELYEAIAGEGRMLSKRLKEALNYRKGGNTGFETCITRLQMQSYVCIADFVYMQDRYGRPYGWGVAEYATPEELFGYDLITSAYQREPQESKERMMQHLSSILPGASVQQLTKILKG comes from the coding sequence ATGTCAAAGAGATATGCCAGACAACTACATAGTGCAGATGATTTGATTGCCGCCGTCGAGCAATACGGCTTTCTGCCCTTCTTTCGGAACGAGATTCACGGCTTCTCCATCGAGGAACTTTGCCCACCTGAGTTATGGTTTGCGGACGATGTAGATGGTCCGTGGGAGTGGAAGGGCCCTGCTGCGCGGAGCGGCAAATGTCTTTACGGCAAACTTTTCAACAAGAAGGCTGGATTTGTGAGCCGAGAGTGGATACCTGACTTCGCAAACGTCCGGCGTAACGGCTATGACTTTGACGCCCGTTGGGATGACGGCTTGGCGTCCTACAAGGACAAGGAGCTATATGAAGCCATAGCCGGTGAAGGCAGGATGCTTTCCAAACGGCTGAAAGAGGCTCTGAACTACCGCAAGGGCGGCAACACCGGTTTTGAGACGTGCATCACGCGGCTGCAAATGCAGAGCTATGTCTGCATCGCGGATTTCGTCTATATGCAGGACAGATACGGAAGACCTTATGGCTGGGGTGTCGCAGAGTATGCGACGCCGGAAGAACTTTTCGGGTACGACCTTATCACATCTGCATATCAGCGAGAACCGCAGGAATCCAAAGAGCGCATGATGCAGCATCTTTCCTCCATCCTGCCGGGTGCGTCGGTACAGCAGCTTACGAAGATATTGAAAGGATAA
- a CDS encoding ImmA/IrrE family metallo-endopeptidase: MKIARELGIHLHFLDNLNDLLGMYTYRHKERHILLNSNMEYLIMQMVCGHEIGHDTFHRDLAKGNEPLPEFVLFDMRTKHEYEANAFASHLIIDDDELIDLMKQDYDVVQLSAAMGTNINLMLIKLNELNRMGWQLNLPYVPHSDFLKNVRPEG; this comes from the coding sequence TTGAAGATTGCCCGTGAGCTGGGCATTCATCTCCATTTTCTTGACAATCTGAACGATCTGCTCGGAATGTACACCTACCGCCATAAAGAGCGGCATATTCTTCTGAACTCCAACATGGAGTATCTGATCATGCAAATGGTTTGCGGTCACGAGATCGGGCATGATACCTTTCACCGTGATCTTGCCAAAGGAAACGAACCGCTCCCGGAGTTCGTGCTGTTCGATATGCGCACAAAACACGAATATGAGGCGAATGCGTTTGCCTCCCACCTGATCATTGACGATGATGAGCTGATTGACCTGATGAAGCAGGACTACGATGTGGTGCAGCTCTCGGCTGCAATGGGGACAAACATCAACCTGATGCTGATCAAGCTCAACGAACTGAACCGCATGGGCTGGCAGCTCAACTTGCCTTATGTACCGCACTCTGACTTCCTGAAAAATGTCAGACCGGAGGGGTGA
- a CDS encoding helix-turn-helix domain-containing protein, giving the protein MTFGEKFKAEREKRKLTQQEVADALGINRRMITRYENGISFPRTKDAYRKIAEYFKVDVNYLLTEDEEFVVQASEQYGSRGMKQAKDLIEGMSGLFAGGTLSEQDKDAVMKALQDIYWESKARNVEKYTPKKYKKTGTDAEE; this is encoded by the coding sequence ATGACGTTTGGAGAGAAATTCAAGGCTGAACGGGAGAAGCGGAAGCTGACCCAGCAGGAAGTAGCCGATGCACTGGGAATCAACAGGCGTATGATTACCCGGTACGAGAACGGCATTTCCTTTCCCCGTACCAAGGACGCTTACAGAAAAATCGCGGAATACTTCAAGGTGGATGTGAACTATCTGCTGACCGAGGACGAAGAGTTTGTGGTTCAGGCATCCGAGCAGTACGGCTCTCGTGGCATGAAACAGGCAAAGGACCTGATTGAAGGGATGTCCGGCTTGTTTGCGGGCGGTACGCTGTCTGAGCAGGACAAGGATGCTGTGATGAAGGCGTTGCAGGATATATATTGGGAATCCAAAGCCCGGAATGTTGAGAAATACACGCCGAAGAAATACAAGAAGACCGGTACGGACGCAGAGGAATAA
- a CDS encoding ImmA/IrrE family metallo-endopeptidase, producing MILSQRQLEEIAASTTKDFNRFFFGDEADKPDRSALPTPIDQFAKNYLGLRVSFARLSPDGSICGVTAYADTEYKITELGITRTLALKRNQVILDESFIRSGNVQRLCAKRRFTLAHECAHQILFQLESEEVKASCEMKYSARTAYTPRELKTREDWNEWQANVLGAAILLPQKEVDLAMRRFAETPLINYEGRYSYGDHLTLRLFCRLFGVSKTTASIRLRQLGYMVDRPFSEYVDPLEVW from the coding sequence ATGATTTTATCCCAGCGCCAACTTGAAGAAATTGCAGCATCAACAACGAAGGACTTCAACCGGTTCTTTTTCGGGGATGAGGCGGACAAGCCCGACCGATCAGCTTTGCCAACACCCATTGATCAGTTTGCAAAGAACTATCTCGGTCTTCGCGTATCATTCGCCCGTCTCTCGCCGGACGGAAGCATCTGCGGTGTCACTGCCTATGCCGACACTGAGTACAAGATCACGGAACTTGGTATTACGCGCACACTGGCTTTGAAGCGTAATCAGGTCATCTTGGACGAGAGCTTCATTCGATCCGGCAACGTGCAGCGGCTCTGCGCCAAGCGCAGATTTACCCTTGCCCACGAGTGCGCCCATCAGATTCTCTTCCAACTGGAATCGGAAGAGGTAAAGGCGTCCTGCGAAATGAAATATTCCGCACGGACAGCCTATACGCCGCGAGAGCTGAAAACCCGCGAGGACTGGAACGAGTGGCAAGCAAATGTCTTGGGCGCGGCGATCCTGCTTCCTCAAAAAGAGGTTGACCTGGCAATGCGTCGGTTTGCAGAAACGCCGCTGATCAATTACGAGGGGAGGTATTCGTATGGTGATCACTTAACGCTGCGCCTTTTCTGCCGGTTGTTCGGTGTCTCCAAGACAACGGCGTCTATCCGTCTTCGTCAGCTCGGCTACATGGTAGATCGTCCATTCAGTGAGTATGTTGACCCATTGGAGGTGTGGTAA
- a CDS encoding DUF6870 family protein, translating into MMGIETMKNVSPKTVDRNTLVQRSSIRLDPAAPQEVRLREFIKQIRNPYCYLDGKTVVKITFAATDTTMEDCLEHYLRGL; encoded by the coding sequence ATGATGGGCATAGAAACAATGAAAAATGTCAGCCCGAAAACGGTTGACCGTAACACACTCGTTCAAAGAAGCAGCATCCGGCTTGATCCTGCGGCACCGCAAGAGGTCAGGCTGAGGGAGTTCATCAAGCAGATCAGAAATCCCTACTGTTATCTGGACGGGAAAACTGTGGTGAAAATCACCTTCGCCGCGACGGACACAACAATGGAAGATTGTCTGGAACACTATCTGAGAGGTCTTTGA
- a CDS encoding recombinase family protein — MPDKVYRTAIYCRLSREDGDKVESNSIASQRAICEDYIARHEDLELVCEPFVDDGYSGVSFNRPQFKKLEEAIRKGALDCIVVKDLSRFSRNYIDGGRYIEKIFPQLGIRFIAINDAYDSLTGDPQSDSFVIPFKNLINDSYCKDISMKIRSSLEVKQKSGEFVGSFAPYGYMKSPENKNQLIVDEAVSEYVQMIFSMYKDGFSIGRIAKRLNQMGVLSPMEYKHSAGVKFDTVFKTGDTAKWTYKAVQRILTNEVYIGVLAQGKRGTPNYKVRVVKSKDESEWVKVENAHEALVSYEDFMAVKVMMQRDMRCSPDQDEAHLFSGFLFCGDCQQPMIRKTVPSKTKKYIYYVCSTNKHTRTCSPHSIAAKEVEEKVFRAIHDQIELVINLEHALAMIERLPSQSRKAFNYEAQIAKIKEEIERYQKLKLGLYENFIGGVIDKSEYFEFRSSYTKIIEDKQEALLRVKKEMKQTVTTGTTERNWVTLFKQYENVEELNRRVLMSLVDRILIHENHAIEIVFKYRDEYQQTIEYVLGYADELDIAV; from the coding sequence ATGCCAGATAAGGTTTACCGCACGGCGATCTACTGCCGTCTGTCCCGTGAGGATGGAGACAAAGTTGAAAGCAACTCCATCGCCAGCCAGAGAGCCATCTGCGAGGACTACATTGCAAGGCATGAGGATTTGGAGCTGGTCTGTGAGCCGTTTGTGGATGACGGTTACAGCGGCGTTTCCTTCAATCGTCCTCAGTTCAAAAAGCTGGAAGAGGCAATCCGCAAGGGTGCGCTTGACTGCATCGTGGTCAAGGATCTCAGCCGCTTCTCAAGAAACTACATCGACGGCGGGCGCTACATTGAAAAGATTTTCCCGCAGCTTGGCATTCGCTTCATCGCAATCAATGATGCGTATGACAGTCTGACCGGTGATCCGCAGTCCGACTCCTTTGTTATCCCGTTCAAAAACCTGATTAACGATTCTTACTGCAAGGACATCTCCATGAAAATCCGAAGCAGTCTGGAAGTCAAGCAGAAGAGCGGTGAGTTCGTCGGTTCGTTCGCCCCTTACGGCTACATGAAATCGCCGGAGAACAAAAACCAGCTCATCGTGGATGAAGCGGTCAGCGAATATGTGCAGATGATCTTTTCCATGTACAAGGACGGCTTCTCCATTGGGCGCATTGCAAAGCGTCTGAACCAGATGGGCGTTCTGTCCCCAATGGAATACAAGCATTCCGCCGGTGTGAAGTTTGATACCGTCTTCAAAACCGGCGATACCGCAAAATGGACATACAAAGCCGTCCAGCGTATTCTCACCAACGAGGTTTATATCGGCGTTCTGGCGCAAGGCAAGCGCGGCACTCCCAACTACAAAGTCCGCGTTGTGAAAAGCAAGGATGAATCCGAGTGGGTCAAGGTAGAAAATGCGCATGAAGCTCTTGTGTCCTACGAGGACTTCATGGCAGTCAAGGTCATGATGCAGCGGGATATGCGCTGTTCGCCCGATCAGGACGAAGCGCATCTGTTTTCCGGCTTCCTGTTCTGCGGAGACTGTCAGCAGCCAATGATCCGCAAGACCGTCCCGTCGAAGACGAAAAAGTATATCTACTACGTCTGCTCCACCAATAAGCACACCCGGACGTGCAGCCCGCACAGCATCGCCGCAAAAGAGGTTGAAGAGAAGGTCTTCCGTGCCATTCATGACCAGATCGAGCTTGTCATCAATCTGGAACACGCGCTTGCGATGATAGAACGGCTTCCGTCTCAGAGCCGTAAGGCTTTCAATTACGAAGCTCAGATCGCCAAAATCAAGGAAGAGATTGAACGGTACCAAAAGCTCAAGCTGGGGCTTTACGAGAACTTCATCGGCGGCGTCATTGATAAATCGGAATACTTCGAGTTCCGCAGCAGCTACACCAAAATCATTGAGGACAAACAGGAGGCACTTCTGCGGGTCAAAAAAGAAATGAAGCAGACGGTGACAACCGGCACGACCGAACGGAACTGGGTAACGCTTTTCAAACAGTATGAAAACGTCGAAGAACTGAACCGCCGTGTGCTGATGTCCCTTGTTGACCGCATTCTGATTCACGAAAACCATGCAATCGAAATTGTCTTCAAATACAGGGACGAATACCAGCAGACGATTGAATACGTTCTCGGCTATGCCGATGAACTGGATATTGCCGTATAA
- a CDS encoding recombinase family protein, whose translation MARKSRKQIAVEEPVIESVSSEVFSTAIYARLSVENSGKSEKVDVIANQIEICKSYIAERPYLNLIDTYVDNGRTGTVFDRPEFNRLMNDIRTGRIKCLVVRDLSRFGRDYIEAGTYLERVFPQIGLRFIAIKENYDNFDADGSGESLIIPLQNMINTLYSKDISRKVSTALKAQMESGEFKKRNLPYGYRWDEEHSNMVFDEETAPIVRKIFQWKIEGLSLPAIADRLDAMNAPNPEFQKYQVGVRTGNATAKKIWNKSSLTTILDNPHYVGDTVLGRTLNAIYKGVKNQHIDREEWIVFPNTHEAIISREDFQKVREMRNAAARTRVEKMERTEEIRATLINLFEDKIVCADCGRKLYFHRKRVDKHKDGAWYAFYECSSSVKRGNLCTPHYTRQDKLEADVLAAIQLQVKAALNYDKLLAKLRNSEGERSIRDQQNALITSLNLKLSGISKKRTRLYEDFTEGILDEEEYAFAKKAYDEQYVDLSRRLDEAVQRKVKFAEAMSEDNKWLTLMKSVSGATMLSQELVDESVELVKVHEDGSIELVMKYGDIYALTVQSIKEVQEAM comes from the coding sequence ATGGCAAGAAAAAGCAGAAAGCAAATTGCAGTCGAAGAGCCGGTTATCGAGTCTGTTTCTTCCGAGGTCTTCTCAACAGCCATCTATGCCCGTCTTTCCGTTGAAAACAGCGGCAAGTCTGAAAAGGTTGATGTCATCGCAAATCAGATTGAGATTTGCAAGTCCTACATTGCAGAGCGTCCCTACCTGAATCTGATAGATACCTATGTGGACAACGGACGAACGGGTACGGTTTTTGATAGACCGGAGTTCAACCGTCTGATGAACGACATCCGCACCGGCAGAATCAAGTGCCTTGTGGTTCGTGATCTCAGCCGGTTCGGGCGAGATTACATTGAGGCAGGAACCTATCTGGAACGGGTCTTTCCGCAGATCGGGCTTCGGTTTATCGCCATCAAGGAAAACTACGATAACTTTGATGCGGACGGCTCCGGCGAAAGCCTCATCATCCCTCTGCAAAACATGATCAACACCCTCTACTCGAAGGACATCTCCCGCAAGGTTTCTACTGCGCTCAAGGCACAGATGGAAAGTGGAGAGTTCAAGAAGCGCAATCTCCCGTATGGTTATCGCTGGGATGAAGAACACAGCAATATGGTCTTCGATGAGGAAACCGCACCGATTGTCCGGAAGATTTTCCAATGGAAGATTGAAGGGCTGTCCCTTCCTGCGATTGCAGATCGGCTTGATGCAATGAACGCGCCCAATCCGGAGTTTCAGAAGTATCAGGTTGGCGTCCGCACAGGCAATGCTACGGCGAAAAAGATTTGGAACAAGTCTTCACTCACTACCATTCTGGATAATCCCCACTACGTCGGAGATACCGTTCTCGGACGGACGCTGAACGCTATCTACAAGGGCGTCAAAAATCAGCATATCGACCGCGAGGAATGGATTGTTTTTCCCAATACTCACGAAGCGATTATCTCCCGTGAGGACTTCCAGAAGGTACGAGAAATGCGGAACGCTGCTGCAAGGACAAGGGTTGAGAAGATGGAGCGCACGGAAGAAATCCGCGCTACGTTGATCAATCTCTTTGAAGACAAAATCGTCTGCGCAGACTGCGGCAGGAAGCTCTATTTCCATCGCAAGCGCGTTGACAAGCACAAGGACGGCGCATGGTACGCCTTCTATGAGTGCAGTTCATCCGTCAAGCGCGGCAATCTCTGTACGCCACACTATACGCGGCAGGACAAGCTCGAAGCCGATGTGCTTGCGGCGATCCAGCTTCAAGTCAAGGCGGCTCTCAATTACGACAAGCTGCTTGCCAAGCTGAGAAACAGCGAAGGCGAACGCAGCATCCGCGATCAGCAGAATGCGCTCATCACAAGCCTGAATCTGAAACTCAGCGGCATCTCCAAGAAGCGTACTCGGCTCTATGAGGACTTCACGGAAGGCATTCTCGATGAAGAGGAATACGCCTTTGCCAAGAAAGCCTACGATGAGCAGTATGTCGATCTTTCACGGCGGTTGGATGAAGCGGTTCAGCGGAAGGTAAAGTTTGCCGAGGCAATGTCCGAGGACAACAAGTGGCTAACGCTGATGAAATCCGTCAGCGGTGCAACGATGCTCTCTCAGGAGTTGGTTGACGAGTCCGTAGAGCTTGTGAAAGTCCATGAGGACGGCTCAATCGAGCTGGTCATGAAATACGGCGATATTTACGCTCTGACCGTTCAGAGTATCAAGGAAGTACAGGAGGCGATGTAA
- a CDS encoding recombinase family protein, with protein MSKEYNIGIYIRLSMADEDSGYGSKAESDSIGNQRMLINRFLDNHPELSHCQRSEFADDGYTGTNFHRPQFTQMMEKVKRGEINLICVKDFSRFSRDYIETGNYLECTFPFMGVRFISINDGYDSDDYKGTTGGLEVVMRSIIYAAYSKDLSVKTTSAKIQMMKQGKYVGGYAPYGYVLHPTIRNKLAVDPEAADVIRRIFREALEGSNTSQIARSLNDDGIPTPGQYFKSKHPDKKKFSNMSEKISWETVMVYNILKNLVYTGTLVSRKMKSCGVGSKKRVVNEPIIVEGTHEAIISKEDFELAQKVIRGGGRNPTRKQHDYPLKGLVRCGNCKRAMTRRKNKAGIRYFQCIHSVNNGNTDCPVGRSFPEMDIEKVVFHALTQFLALAQKEAIQNREVGDLRKSAIKECADKIRTLQKQNEQNKASKLRLYEKYAAGSITKEAYIQQKAAADVKIAENDGAIQRSHERMKELDSETACSDEKLDAVCEQYGDCKALTYELTHAFISAVYIYDLDNIEIVWKFKDFLTTSEGEAK; from the coding sequence ATGAGCAAGGAATACAACATCGGCATCTACATCCGCCTCTCAATGGCTGATGAAGATTCCGGCTATGGCAGCAAGGCGGAAAGTGACAGCATCGGCAACCAACGTATGCTCATCAATCGCTTTCTTGACAATCATCCGGAGCTGTCTCACTGTCAGCGGTCTGAGTTTGCGGATGACGGTTATACCGGCACGAACTTTCACCGTCCTCAGTTCACGCAGATGATGGAGAAGGTCAAGCGCGGCGAGATTAACCTGATCTGCGTCAAAGACTTTTCCCGCTTTTCTCGTGACTACATTGAAACGGGAAACTATCTGGAATGCACTTTTCCATTCATGGGCGTCCGCTTTATTTCCATCAACGACGGCTATGACAGTGACGATTACAAAGGCACAACGGGCGGTCTGGAAGTGGTTATGCGCAGCATCATCTACGCCGCATACAGCAAAGACCTTTCCGTAAAGACCACATCGGCAAAAATCCAGATGATGAAGCAGGGCAAGTATGTCGGTGGCTACGCCCCATACGGCTACGTCCTGCATCCCACCATTCGGAACAAACTTGCCGTAGACCCGGAGGCGGCTGATGTGATCCGTCGTATTTTCCGCGAGGCGCTGGAAGGCAGCAACACCTCTCAGATCGCCCGCAGCCTGAATGATGACGGCATCCCGACGCCGGGGCAATACTTCAAGAGCAAGCATCCCGACAAGAAGAAGTTCAGTAACATGAGCGAGAAAATCAGTTGGGAAACCGTGATGGTCTATAACATCCTCAAAAACCTTGTTTACACCGGAACACTGGTCAGCCGCAAAATGAAGTCCTGCGGTGTCGGCTCAAAAAAGCGTGTTGTCAATGAGCCGATTATCGTAGAAGGAACGCATGAAGCTATTATCAGCAAGGAAGACTTTGAGCTTGCTCAGAAGGTCATTCGAGGCGGAGGACGGAATCCCACGCGCAAGCAGCATGACTATCCGCTCAAGGGACTCGTCCGATGCGGTAACTGTAAACGTGCTATGACACGCCGAAAGAACAAGGCTGGCATTCGATACTTCCAGTGCATTCACTCGGTCAACAACGGAAACACAGACTGTCCGGTTGGCAGGAGCTTTCCGGAAATGGATATTGAGAAGGTTGTCTTCCATGCCCTTACTCAGTTTCTTGCTTTGGCACAGAAGGAAGCAATACAGAACCGCGAAGTCGGTGATCTGCGGAAATCTGCCATCAAGGAATGTGCTGATAAAATCCGCACTCTGCAAAAGCAGAACGAGCAGAACAAGGCGTCCAAGCTGAGGCTCTACGAGAAGTATGCAGCCGGAAGCATCACGAAGGAGGCGTACATTCAGCAGAAAGCGGCAGCGGATGTGAAGATTGCTGAAAACGATGGAGCAATCCAGCGCAGTCACGAGCGGATGAAGGAGCTTGACTCCGAGACCGCCTGTTCAGATGAAAAGCTGGATGCGGTCTGCGAACAGTACGGCGACTGCAAAGCTCTGACCTATGAGCTGACCCACGCATTCATTTCTGCGGTCTACATTTACGATCTTGACAACATAGAAATCGTCTGGAAGTTCAAGGACTTCCTCACTACATCAGAAGGAGAAGCCAAATGA